One window from the genome of Molothrus ater isolate BHLD 08-10-18 breed brown headed cowbird chromosome 5, BPBGC_Mater_1.1, whole genome shotgun sequence encodes:
- the ZCRB1 gene encoding zinc finger CCHC-type and RNA-binding motif-containing protein 1, producing MSGGLAPSKSTVYVSNLPFALTNNDLYRIFSKYGKVVKVTIMKDKDTRKSKGVAFILFLDKESAQNCSRALNNKQLFGRVIKASIAIDNGRAAEFIRRRNYFDKSKCYECGEAGHLSYACPKNMLGEREPPKKKEKKKRKKIVEPEEVEEEEESEEEGEDPALDSLSQAIAFQQAKIEEEQQRWTQTAGESSISDDSKRPRIKKSAYFSDEEELSD from the exons ATGAGTGGTGGGTTGGCACCAAGCAAAAGCACAGTGTATGTGTCCAATTTACCCTTTGCTTTGACTAACAATGATCTGTACAGG atattttcaaagTATGGGAAAGTTGTCAA AGTTACCATTATGAAAGACAAAGACACCAGAAAGAGCAAAGGAGTtgcctttattttgtttttggaTAAAGAATCTGCACAAAACTGTTCTCGGGCACTTAATAACAAACAG TTGTTTGGAAGAGTAATAAAAGCAAGTATTGCCATTGATaatggaagagcagcagaattCATTCGCAGGCGTAACTACTTTGATAAGTCTAAGTGTTACGAATGTGGG gAAGCAGGACACTTAAGTTATGCTTGTCCTAAAAATATGCTAGGAGAGCGggaaccaccaaaaaaaaaagaaaagaagaagagaaagaaaatagtgGAGCCAGAAGAAGT tgaggaggaagaagaaagtgaaGAGGAAGGTGAAGACCCTGCTCTAGACAGCCTCAGCCAAGCCATAGCTTTTCAG CAAGCCAAAATTGAGGAAGAACAACAAAGATGGACACAGACTGCAGGGGAATCTTCAATTTCAGATGATTCAAAACGTCCACGGATTAAGAAAAGTGCTTATTTCAGTGATGAGGAAGAACTTAGTGACTGA